A genomic window from Desulfobacterales bacterium includes:
- a CDS encoding DUF2177 family protein, producing MIHFLKLFCFAVTLTVLIDCLWLGVLMNRFYITQLGDLARGGSQGFKPLLLPAMAVYIFIPFGILLFVLPRINPTYLFSALGWGFLFGLTLYAVYDMTNYALIRDWPLKMSLVDICWGGTLCAIVSYATARFDLWLR from the coding sequence ATGATCCATTTTTTAAAACTGTTTTGTTTCGCGGTGACGTTAACCGTTTTGATTGACTGTCTTTGGCTAGGTGTATTAATGAATCGTTTTTACATTACCCAATTAGGCGATTTGGCCCGTGGTGGCAGCCAAGGGTTCAAACCCTTGCTGCTGCCGGCAATGGCGGTCTATATTTTCATTCCCTTCGGCATTTTACTATTTGTACTACCGCGCATTAACCCAACCTACCTATTTTCGGCGCTGGGATGGGGATTTCTTTTTGGGCTGACGCTCTATGCGGTTTACGACATGACCAATTACGCGTTGATCCGGGATTGGCCGCTGAAGATGTCCCTGGTGGACATCTGTTGGGGCGGCACCCTGTGCGCGATTGTGAGCTATGCAACCGCACGATTCGACCTGTGGCTGAGATAA
- a CDS encoding ankyrin repeat domain-containing protein — protein MLRKKMLIQRGYWPKQAKPDAGRLDSSAAGLPTTCSSYARFFVRVSDKGPTKWGILKLALMIAVSLSICGSKAFTADFKSPEMTKPKQDKFERPQKIAASDREVDKMFSAVYENDVDTVLQQLEKGVNVNARDDTGQTPLHITQNKAMAEMLIKKSADVNAVDPENMTPIFNKEIELSKILVEAGADINFKSKRGNTPIIWYAYSGYTEGIQYLVSLGASVNVKNSDGQTAYDVAEKFSHFNLLEYLKSIGAQKGYSLP, from the coding sequence ATGCTGAGGAAAAAAATGTTAATCCAACGTGGATATTGGCCTAAACAGGCAAAGCCGGACGCTGGGCGGCTGGACAGCTCGGCTGCTGGGCTGCCAACGACCTGCTCCAGTTATGCACGCTTTTTCGTGCGTGTTTCTGATAAAGGGCCTACTAAATGGGGCATTTTGAAACTGGCGCTAATGATCGCCGTCAGCCTTTCCATATGCGGGTCTAAAGCGTTTACAGCAGATTTTAAAAGCCCCGAGATGACTAAACCAAAACAGGATAAATTCGAACGTCCTCAAAAAATTGCCGCTTCAGACCGCGAAGTCGATAAAATGTTTTCAGCCGTATATGAAAATGATGTGGATACGGTCCTGCAGCAACTCGAAAAAGGGGTGAATGTCAATGCAAGAGACGATACTGGTCAAACGCCGCTGCATATTACCCAGAACAAGGCCATGGCGGAGATGTTGATTAAAAAAAGCGCTGATGTAAATGCCGTTGACCCGGAAAATATGACTCCCATTTTCAATAAGGAAATCGAGCTGTCAAAAATATTGGTTGAAGCAGGCGCTGATATCAACTTCAAAAGCAAGCGGGGCAATACGCCAATCATTTGGTATGCCTACAGCGGCTATACAGAGGGAATCCAATATTTGGTTTCACTGGGCGCATCTGTGAATGTCAAAAATTCAGACGGACAAACCGCCTATGATGTCGCTGAAAAATTCAGCCATTTTAACTTGCTGGAATATCTCAAATCAATTGGTGCTCAAAAAGGGTATAGTCTTCCATAA
- a CDS encoding FAD-dependent oxidoreductase, which yields MANISDPITIGNLELKNRIIVAPMMKGINDDDGWVNEKVCEAYEIEARGGASAVTVGASNIRPEGQGFRRQNSITDDSKLSGLHLLAYAIKRGGAKAFIQIFHSGAIPSPLKVLRGLMPVAPTKRPCFLDPTFICREPDDAEIWEIIAAYGKAVARAREAGFDGVDIHAGHGGLIQQFLSSIFNKRSDIWGQQKEKFGLEVIKEIKKQAGEDFPIIWRISLYEFSGPEGFSEKDSLEKWIPLWEKAGVSAFHVSAGGVMTIEALVGAVPPIYSPMACLIRYAKAVKERTSLPVIGVAKIMNAQLARSIIKSENADIVAVGRPITADPEFPKKVLENRDDEIRKCIACNWCLTTHSMMNVESRCTVNAAYNREAKYRLTKAERSKRVMIIGGGVAGMEAARVLHLRGHQVILFEKTERLGGLVREVASKIPRLRTKHLNHASEYLINEMARLKIPTITGFEVTMGTIRDVKPDVVIVATGSVTGDPPNIAGIERKNVLNYEDYIRGTVEIPQGKHIVIVGGNEGSEISVSLARNKCQVVLVEKGKEIMATSYLSKDPIRKLCLQKYIEEERVQIMTETVVKSIDDNEVWVETTEGEKKILADYVILATHRKAHNPFKQEIRKIIENVYEIGDCVEPRSITEAIDDANYYSRFDI from the coding sequence ATGGCAAATATATCTGACCCTATAACCATTGGCAATTTAGAGCTTAAAAACCGTATCATTGTTGCTCCTATGATGAAAGGCATTAATGATGATGATGGTTGGGTCAATGAAAAGGTATGTGAAGCATATGAGATTGAAGCACGAGGCGGTGCCTCTGCCGTAACTGTGGGAGCATCGAATATTCGACCTGAGGGGCAGGGCTTTAGAAGACAAAATAGTATTACTGATGATTCCAAGCTTTCCGGTTTACATTTACTCGCTTATGCGATTAAAAGAGGGGGCGCAAAGGCATTTATACAGATTTTCCATTCGGGTGCCATACCCAGCCCGCTCAAGGTGTTGAGGGGGTTAATGCCAGTAGCGCCGACGAAGAGACCGTGTTTTCTTGATCCAACGTTTATTTGCAGGGAACCGGATGACGCTGAAATATGGGAGATTATTGCTGCCTATGGAAAGGCAGTTGCGCGAGCACGCGAGGCCGGATTTGACGGTGTTGACATCCATGCAGGCCATGGTGGATTGATCCAGCAGTTTCTTTCATCTATTTTTAATAAAAGATCGGATATTTGGGGACAGCAAAAAGAAAAGTTTGGCCTGGAAGTAATTAAAGAGATTAAAAAACAAGCGGGTGAGGATTTTCCCATAATTTGGAGAATAAGCCTATATGAATTTTCAGGGCCAGAGGGATTTAGTGAAAAGGATTCGCTAGAAAAATGGATTCCACTGTGGGAAAAGGCGGGAGTATCAGCTTTTCATGTTTCGGCAGGCGGCGTTATGACGATAGAAGCACTAGTGGGAGCAGTTCCGCCAATTTATTCTCCAATGGCTTGTCTTATTCGATATGCCAAAGCGGTTAAAGAACGAACTAGTCTTCCCGTTATTGGCGTAGCCAAAATAATGAACGCACAACTTGCACGTTCCATTATTAAAAGTGAAAATGCAGATATTGTAGCGGTTGGGCGCCCCATTACGGCAGATCCGGAATTCCCAAAAAAAGTTTTGGAGAATAGAGATGATGAAATTCGAAAGTGCATTGCATGCAATTGGTGTCTTACGACACACTCGATGATGAACGTCGAGTCAAGATGTACTGTCAATGCCGCGTACAATAGAGAAGCAAAATACCGGCTAACTAAAGCAGAGCGTTCGAAAAGAGTGATGATTATAGGCGGCGGAGTAGCCGGAATGGAAGCCGCGAGAGTGCTTCACCTTAGAGGACATCAAGTAATTTTGTTTGAAAAAACGGAACGGCTCGGTGGATTGGTCAGGGAAGTGGCCTCAAAAATTCCAAGGCTTCGCACAAAGCACTTAAACCACGCTTCTGAGTATCTTATAAACGAGATGGCCCGACTGAAAATTCCTACTATCACAGGATTCGAGGTTACTATGGGCACAATTCGTGATGTTAAGCCTGATGTAGTCATTGTGGCGACTGGATCAGTAACCGGAGATCCGCCTAACATAGCAGGAATAGAAAGAAAAAATGTGCTTAATTATGAAGACTATATACGCGGTACAGTTGAAATTCCGCAGGGAAAACACATTGTCATAGTCGGCGGGAACGAAGGCTCTGAGATTTCCGTATCGCTTGCAAGAAATAAATGTCAAGTTGTGCTGGTTGAAAAAGGCAAGGAAATAATGGCGACGTCATACCTAAGCAAGGATCCAATTCGGAAATTGTGTCTTCAAAAATACATAGAAGAAGAACGTGTTCAAATAATGACAGAAACTGTTGTTAAAAGTATAGATGACAACGAGGTATGGGTAGAAACTACCGAAGGAGAGAAAAAGATTTTAGCGGATTATGTAATTTTGGCGACGCATAGGAAAGCGCATAATCCTTTTAAACAGGAAATTCGCAAAATTATTGAAAACGTATATGAAATAGGAGATTGTGTGGAGCCACGATCAATTACAGAGGCTATTGACGATGCAAATTATTATAGCCGCTTTGATATTTAA
- a CDS encoding ammonium transporter → MKKALLLSGILVAGVSTALAADADPTVFSNKDAIDLIQTHANYLWTLVAAALVFFMQAGFALVEAGFTRAKSAINIMMKNLMDFSMGSIVYWAVGFGLMFGASQTGWFGTSGFFLSDFTPGGDPWVLAFWMFQVVFAATAATIVSGAMAERTKFSGYLIYSVVISGLIYPIFGSWAWGGLFHGKGWLEGFGFIDFAGSTVVHSIGGWSALAGAIVLGPRLGKYGKDGKARPILGHNIPLAALGVFILWLGWFGFNPGSTTTADKSIAMIFVNTNLAAAAGCCIAMFTSWIRFGKPEVGMSLNGALAGLVGITAGCANVTPGSSIIIGCVAGVLVVFSVLFFEKMRVDDPVGAVSVHGVCGAWGTLAAGLFNIEGATLSIVGVQLLGIATCFLWTFPTAFALFKIIDKTIGLRVSPEEELEGLDHAEHGGIAYPDFGVSTHGTSAPPVSGSAAGKMSMAAKLAEQA, encoded by the coding sequence ATGAAAAAAGCACTTCTTTTATCAGGGATTCTTGTGGCGGGTGTTTCGACGGCCCTGGCGGCGGATGCTGATCCGACGGTATTCAGCAACAAGGACGCCATCGATTTGATTCAGACCCATGCCAATTATCTGTGGACGCTGGTGGCCGCTGCCTTGGTGTTTTTCATGCAGGCGGGCTTTGCGCTTGTGGAGGCCGGATTTACCCGCGCCAAAAGCGCTATTAACATCATGATGAAAAACCTCATGGATTTTTCCATGGGCTCCATTGTCTACTGGGCGGTTGGTTTTGGCCTCATGTTCGGCGCCTCGCAGACGGGCTGGTTCGGCACCTCGGGATTTTTCTTAAGTGATTTTACGCCGGGCGGCGATCCGTGGGTATTGGCCTTCTGGATGTTTCAGGTTGTATTTGCTGCGACAGCCGCCACCATTGTGTCGGGCGCCATGGCCGAGCGAACCAAATTTTCGGGCTACCTTATCTATAGCGTGGTTATCAGTGGCTTGATTTACCCGATATTCGGCAGTTGGGCCTGGGGAGGCCTGTTCCACGGCAAAGGGTGGCTGGAAGGTTTTGGATTTATCGATTTTGCGGGCTCAACCGTTGTGCACTCGATCGGCGGATGGTCAGCTCTTGCCGGTGCCATCGTGCTGGGACCGCGACTTGGCAAATACGGAAAAGACGGCAAGGCAAGACCCATTCTGGGGCATAATATTCCTCTGGCGGCTCTGGGCGTCTTCATTCTTTGGCTGGGCTGGTTCGGTTTCAATCCCGGCTCCACCACAACGGCGGATAAAAGCATTGCCATGATCTTTGTCAACACGAACCTGGCCGCTGCGGCGGGCTGTTGTATCGCCATGTTTACGTCCTGGATTCGATTCGGCAAACCCGAAGTGGGCATGAGTCTAAACGGCGCGCTGGCCGGACTGGTCGGAATTACAGCCGGATGCGCCAACGTCACGCCGGGTAGCTCGATCATCATCGGTTGTGTGGCGGGTGTACTGGTAGTCTTCTCCGTGCTCTTCTTTGAAAAGATGCGGGTGGATGATCCGGTCGGCGCGGTGTCGGTTCATGGGGTGTGCGGCGCATGGGGAACGCTGGCGGCCGGGCTTTTCAACATCGAAGGCGCCACCCTGTCAATCGTCGGTGTGCAGTTACTGGGAATAGCGACTTGTTTTTTGTGGACCTTTCCGACAGCCTTCGCCTTGTTTAAAATCATCGACAAGACCATCGGTCTGCGTGTTTCCCCGGAAGAAGAACTCGAAGGCCTCGATCATGCGGAACACGGTGGGATTGCTTATCCGGACTTCGGTGTCTCGACACACGGCACGTCAGCCCCGCCGGTATCCGGATCTGCTGCCGGCAAGATGAGCATGGCCGCGAAACTGGCCGAACAGGCATAG
- a CDS encoding cyclopropane-fatty-acyl-phospholipid synthase family protein: MNSSGSFTQTASKSKAVAIRRPGLIQRFARRVLFSLLNRVVHGKLIVKDGQSQHVFGRTDANAKVRAVVTVHDPRFYTAIAFGGSIGSGKAYMAGYWSCDDLTALFRIVAKNKDVIDNIELGWARLQAPLYKKFAKARRNSRHGSRRNIAEHYDLGNDFYALFLDDTMAYSSGIFITRSSRLKEASIEKFDRICKKLAIGPKDHVLEIGTGWGGFALHAASRYGCRVTTTTISEKQFAFACRRIHDAGLSDKVMILKKDYRDLTGRYDKLVSIEMIEAVGHPYLDTFFKCCSDRLTENGMMLLQAITLPDQSYDLQLRTVDFIKRYIFPGSFIPSITAISNAMTRSTNLRLFHLEDISPHYATTLRLWRERFRENLTKVRELGFSESFIRMWEYYLCYCEGGFQERYLGDVQMLFVKPFCRRDPILPPIPSI; encoded by the coding sequence ATGAATTCTTCAGGTTCTTTTACGCAAACCGCCTCAAAATCTAAAGCAGTAGCAATTCGCAGGCCCGGTCTGATCCAAAGGTTTGCGAGGCGGGTTCTGTTTTCTCTTTTGAACCGTGTGGTACACGGGAAACTGATCGTAAAAGACGGCCAGAGCCAGCATGTCTTTGGTCGTACAGATGCGAATGCAAAGGTGCGCGCCGTTGTGACGGTTCATGATCCGAGGTTTTATACGGCCATCGCCTTCGGCGGCAGCATCGGTTCAGGTAAAGCCTATATGGCCGGCTATTGGAGCTGTGATGACCTGACGGCATTATTTCGCATTGTGGCCAAAAACAAGGATGTCATAGATAATATTGAACTGGGCTGGGCGCGACTACAAGCACCGCTTTACAAAAAGTTCGCGAAAGCTCGCCGCAACAGCAGGCACGGCAGCCGCAGGAATATTGCTGAACACTATGATCTCGGTAATGACTTCTACGCGCTTTTTCTTGACGACACCATGGCCTATTCTTCCGGCATATTTATAACTAGGTCATCCCGGTTGAAGGAGGCATCTATTGAGAAATTTGATCGCATTTGCAAAAAACTGGCCATCGGCCCCAAAGACCATGTCCTTGAAATCGGCACCGGGTGGGGCGGCTTTGCCCTACATGCTGCAAGCCGATATGGATGCCGGGTGACCACCACTACTATTTCGGAAAAGCAATTTGCCTTTGCCTGCCGGCGAATTCACGATGCAGGGCTATCCGATAAAGTGATGATCCTCAAAAAAGATTACCGGGATTTGACGGGTCGATACGATAAATTGGTTTCGATCGAAATGATCGAAGCCGTCGGCCACCCATATCTTGACACATTTTTTAAATGTTGCAGTGACCGGTTGACAGAAAACGGTATGATGCTACTTCAAGCCATTACCTTACCGGATCAGTCCTATGATCTTCAATTGAGAACCGTTGATTTCATTAAGCGCTATATTTTCCCTGGCAGTTTTATTCCGTCGATCACGGCCATCAGTAACGCGATGACACGAAGTACGAATCTTCGGCTTTTTCACCTCGAAGACATTTCACCTCACTATGCAACCACATTGCGACTATGGCGGGAACGCTTTCGAGAAAACCTTACCAAGGTTCGGGAGTTGGGCTTTTCCGAATCATTTATTCGCATGTGGGAATACTACCTTTGTTACTGTGAAGGTGGTTTTCAGGAACGCTATCTTGGGGATGTTCAAATGTTGTTTGTAAAGCCCTTTTGCCGGCGCGATCCGATATTACCGCCAATCCCGTCCATATAA
- a CDS encoding DUF2878 domain-containing protein: MRKVVDFIAFQTIWVACVWGAGKGYGWLGPATLGAWLPAYLFLSKRRKEEALLAAVCGMIGFGVDTLHTLLGIFMPARFILPDPFCPLWLLALWINMAPLINSSLSWLHGRYFLALLFGALGGPLAYWSGMRLGAISFGQQQPFGLLVLACSWAAMFPLLLWVSNRLRSVGVVSTLKNTACLLVSPQRGGVKNYLRNWYIIING, translated from the coding sequence ATGCGCAAGGTTGTCGACTTTATTGCCTTTCAAACGATTTGGGTTGCGTGTGTCTGGGGCGCAGGCAAGGGCTACGGCTGGCTGGGCCCGGCGACACTTGGCGCTTGGTTGCCAGCTTATTTATTTTTAAGCAAAAGAAGAAAAGAAGAAGCCCTCCTGGCCGCCGTGTGCGGCATGATAGGCTTTGGGGTCGATACGCTTCACACTCTGCTGGGAATTTTCATGCCTGCCCGCTTTATACTACCGGATCCCTTTTGCCCGCTGTGGCTTCTTGCCTTGTGGATCAATATGGCACCCCTTATTAACAGCAGCCTCAGCTGGCTTCACGGACGATACTTTTTGGCGCTGTTATTCGGGGCCTTGGGAGGACCACTTGCCTATTGGAGCGGCATGCGGCTCGGTGCTATATCATTTGGTCAACAACAACCCTTTGGTCTATTGGTCCTTGCATGCTCATGGGCTGCGATGTTTCCGCTTCTCCTATGGGTTTCCAATCGCCTGCGATCGGTTGGGGTGGTTTCTACGCTCAAAAACACAGCATGTTTGCTTGTCAGCCCCCAGAGGGGCGGGGTAAAAAACTACTTGAGGAATTGGTACATAATTATAAATGGTTGA
- a CDS encoding chalcone isomerase family protein, which translates to MSNVKSSNNAAYFFILYTKNFYLKKRPFMLDISITRSTQSSLFVNFIHTPLTGVSESTIRGVVSMTLSVRKIAIVLILSTAQLGFSGAASAAQSRGIHFADTIQVEGYKLGLRGVGILQKFIFKGYLVGLYLPEGVAVKDALTDVPKRLEYYFYRDMAAEDFRSTGAPLMAQNVGQAETDRLEPKLAAFNQLYRDVKEKQRYTITYIPGKGTELGLEGESLGWVPGFEFAAAYFAIWLGPNPVSEELKEGLLDPETAAPDTKTN; encoded by the coding sequence TTGTCAAATGTCAAATCATCAAACAATGCGGCGTATTTTTTTATTCTCTATACCAAAAACTTTTATTTAAAAAAAAGACCTTTCATGTTAGACATATCCATAACGCGTTCGACGCAATCGTCATTGTTTGTGAATTTCATTCACACACCGCTTACAGGTGTATCCGAATCAACGATTCGTGGAGTCGTGAGCATGACGTTATCCGTTAGAAAGATCGCTATAGTCCTCATTCTTAGCACCGCGCAACTTGGGTTTTCTGGTGCCGCCAGCGCTGCACAAAGTCGTGGTATTCATTTCGCCGACACCATCCAAGTAGAAGGTTATAAATTGGGTTTGCGGGGTGTTGGAATCCTACAAAAATTCATATTTAAAGGCTATTTGGTGGGGCTTTATCTCCCCGAAGGCGTGGCGGTTAAAGATGCCTTGACCGATGTGCCAAAGCGGCTTGAATACTATTTTTATAGGGATATGGCGGCCGAAGATTTCCGATCCACCGGCGCGCCGCTTATGGCGCAAAACGTGGGACAAGCTGAAACGGACCGCCTGGAACCGAAATTGGCGGCGTTTAATCAACTATATAGGGATGTTAAAGAAAAACAGCGATATACGATCACCTATATCCCCGGGAAGGGAACTGAATTAGGCCTGGAAGGAGAGTCCCTCGGTTGGGTGCCCGGGTTCGAATTTGCCGCTGCCTATTTTGCCATTTGGCTGGGACCAAACCCAGTCAGTGAAGAGTTAAAAGAGGGGCTGCTCGATCCTGAGACAGCCGCGCCTGACACAAAAACAAATTGA
- a CDS encoding macro domain-containing protein has protein sequence MNITYSYGDLLKQNVEVIVNPWNRNMIPWWLLLPQGVSGAIKRHGGTAPFTELAKFGPIPLGEARLTSSGNLKFKAIIHVAGINLLWIATERSITHSVVSAMKLAEEHRFQSIAFPLIGAGSGNRGKDISRTTMLRAFERLTSSIQVSLVEFKK, from the coding sequence ATGAACATAACTTACAGTTACGGTGACCTGTTAAAGCAAAACGTTGAGGTTATCGTGAACCCGTGGAATCGAAATATGATTCCCTGGTGGCTGTTATTGCCGCAGGGGGTGTCCGGAGCCATCAAAAGGCATGGGGGGACCGCACCTTTCACCGAGCTTGCCAAATTTGGCCCCATACCACTCGGAGAAGCCCGCCTGACGAGTTCCGGAAACCTTAAATTTAAAGCGATTATTCATGTGGCCGGCATTAATCTGCTTTGGATTGCCACAGAAAGATCCATCACCCATTCGGTTGTCTCCGCGATGAAATTGGCTGAAGAACACCGATTCCAGTCCATTGCATTCCCTTTGATCGGCGCCGGTTCCGGTAACAGGGGAAAAGATATCTCGAGAACCACGATGCTGCGTGCATTTGAAAGGTTAACTTCCAGCATACAGGTGTCACTTGTCGAATTCAAAAAATAG
- a CDS encoding DUF1295 domain-containing protein → MLNLLFIQTIVMAVAASMWFGLAVLRKRNDVADMAWGLGFILTTAVVVLYKDAAISLRGWLMVLLVSVWGIRLAIHIGMRHRRKGEDVRYQNWRKAWGKHALLFAYCQVFLLQGLLVLIIAFPVTWTMMAPVTPFGMIDVIGMVLWLTGFLFEAIGDYQLRSFKKHPENRGQIIQSGLWKYSRHPNYFGEVLLWWGIYCISLETPGGWMTIIGPLMITYLILFVSGIPMLEKTYQGNPEYGRYAMRTSRFFPMPPKKGV, encoded by the coding sequence ATGCTTAACCTCCTATTTATTCAAACCATCGTCATGGCGGTGGCTGCCTCCATGTGGTTCGGACTGGCCGTCCTTCGAAAGCGTAACGACGTGGCGGACATGGCCTGGGGTTTGGGCTTTATTCTAACGACGGCTGTTGTCGTTTTGTATAAGGATGCGGCTATCTCCTTGCGAGGTTGGCTGATGGTTCTGCTTGTTTCCGTTTGGGGGATTCGGTTGGCCATCCATATCGGGATGCGTCATCGAAGAAAGGGGGAAGATGTTCGATATCAAAATTGGCGAAAAGCATGGGGGAAGCATGCGCTTCTCTTTGCCTATTGCCAGGTTTTTCTGCTGCAGGGCCTTCTGGTATTGATCATTGCCTTTCCCGTCACCTGGACCATGATGGCGCCGGTTACCCCTTTTGGAATGATCGACGTGATCGGTATGGTGCTTTGGCTGACCGGGTTTCTTTTTGAGGCCATCGGTGATTATCAATTACGATCGTTCAAGAAACATCCTGAAAATAGAGGACAGATCATTCAGTCCGGTTTATGGAAATACTCCCGACACCCCAATTATTTCGGTGAAGTTTTACTCTGGTGGGGCATCTATTGTATTTCGTTAGAAACGCCGGGCGGCTGGATGACCATCATCGGCCCGCTTATGATCACCTATCTAATCTTGTTTGTGTCCGGCATCCCCATGCTGGAAAAGACATATCAGGGCAATCCGGAGTATGGCCGTTACGCGATGCGAACCAGCCGATTTTTTCCAATGCCGCCTAAAAAAGGAGTTTAA
- a CDS encoding FAD-dependent oxidoreductase: MRIAIIGAGISGLVSAYLLKDDHDIIVFEANDYIGGHTHTIDVNQNGTTHAVDTGFIVFNEVTYPNFCKLLKKLGVASQPTVMTFSIKCEKTGLEYNVKNLNTLFAQRKNLLSPSFYRLLWEIFRFRRAFSTILQKTDQEMGIRPYLRSHGYSDRFIDQFVVPIGSSLWSADPDAFGDFPLGTFVQFFQNHGFINLKNPLQWRVITGGSERYVDKLAASFKERVRTQCPVREIRRLPDHVAVISGNGETETYDQVILAVHSDQALAMLSDASPTEKEILSAIPYQENLVQLHTETAIMPERRFIWASWNYLIPSKGSGRAAVTYDMNILQGLEAKEEFLVTLNCASTIAQKKEIGRYIYHHPIYSTQAPVAQARHHEISGVNRTHYCGAYWGFGFHEDGVKSALQVCRSFGKGL, from the coding sequence ATGCGAATAGCCATCATCGGTGCCGGGATATCCGGATTGGTGTCCGCCTATCTTTTAAAAGACGATCACGACATCATCGTATTTGAAGCCAACGATTACATCGGCGGCCACACCCACACGATTGATGTCAATCAAAACGGCACAACCCACGCCGTTGACACCGGTTTCATTGTCTTTAACGAGGTTACCTATCCGAACTTTTGCAAATTGCTGAAAAAACTTGGTGTGGCATCCCAACCCACGGTTATGACGTTCAGCATCAAGTGTGAAAAGACCGGCTTGGAATACAATGTTAAAAACCTTAACACCCTCTTTGCCCAGCGGAAAAATCTTTTGTCACCTTCCTTTTACCGACTGTTATGGGAGATCTTCCGCTTTCGCAGGGCGTTTAGCACCATTTTACAAAAGACAGATCAGGAAATGGGCATTCGACCCTATCTACGATCCCATGGCTACAGCGATCGCTTTATCGACCAATTCGTGGTGCCTATCGGATCCTCCCTTTGGTCCGCTGATCCGGATGCGTTTGGCGATTTCCCACTGGGTACCTTTGTTCAATTTTTTCAAAATCATGGTTTCATCAACCTTAAAAATCCACTGCAATGGCGCGTGATCACCGGCGGATCTGAAAGATATGTGGATAAGCTTGCCGCCTCCTTTAAGGAACGCGTCCGCACCCAATGCCCGGTGCGCGAGATTCGGCGATTACCGGATCATGTAGCGGTCATATCAGGCAACGGTGAAACCGAGACATATGACCAGGTCATTCTGGCTGTTCACAGCGACCAGGCACTGGCAATGTTATCGGATGCGTCTCCCACCGAAAAGGAAATTTTAAGCGCCATACCGTATCAGGAAAACCTGGTTCAGCTTCATACCGAAACCGCCATCATGCCAGAACGTCGTTTCATATGGGCCAGTTGGAACTATTTGATTCCTTCAAAAGGCTCGGGAAGGGCTGCCGTCACCTATGACATGAACATTCTTCAAGGACTTGAAGCCAAAGAGGAGTTTTTAGTGACCCTCAATTGCGCGAGCACCATAGCGCAAAAAAAGGAAATCGGCCGCTACATTTACCATCATCCGATCTACAGCACCCAGGCGCCTGTCGCCCAGGCACGTCACCATGAAATTAGCGGCGTCAATCGTACCCATTATTGCGGCGCGTATTGGGGCTTTGGGTTCCACGAAGACGGGGTCAAGAGCGCGCTTCAGGTGTGCAGGTCTTTTGGAAAGGGACTCTGA
- a CDS encoding DUF1365 domain-containing protein — translation MKSALYFGQVRHRRTKPVLHGFRYNLFMVYMDLAELDTVFEGNPFWSIGRPNIAWLCRTDHFGDPRIFLDQAVRELVAEKTGRNPTGPVRMLTHLRYFGHCFNPVTFYYCFSPDDTVVDTIIAEIHNTPWGEVHCYVLDRTNNLGNQAHQRFHFAKAFHISPFMPMDITYDWEFDRPGEALYVHMMDKVNGEPVFEAVLNLTRQKITNRELTLTLLRYPLMTVKVISAIYWQALQLRLKGAVYYPHPE, via the coding sequence ATGAAAAGCGCCCTTTATTTTGGACAGGTTCGCCACCGCCGCACCAAACCTGTACTTCATGGGTTTCGCTACAACCTCTTCATGGTTTACATGGATTTGGCCGAACTCGATACTGTTTTTGAAGGCAATCCGTTCTGGTCGATCGGGCGACCGAACATCGCCTGGCTTTGTAGGACCGATCATTTCGGCGATCCTCGCATTTTTTTGGATCAGGCAGTGCGGGAATTGGTGGCAGAAAAAACCGGCCGAAACCCCACAGGTCCCGTTCGAATGCTAACCCATCTGCGCTATTTCGGCCATTGTTTTAATCCGGTGACCTTTTATTATTGTTTTAGTCCCGACGACACGGTCGTTGATACCATTATTGCTGAAATTCACAATACGCCCTGGGGCGAAGTGCATTGCTACGTGTTGGACCGGACAAATAACCTTGGAAACCAAGCGCATCAGCGGTTTCATTTTGCAAAAGCGTTTCATATTTCGCCCTTTATGCCCATGGACATTACCTATGACTGGGAGTTTGACCGGCCCGGGGAGGCATTGTATGTTCATATGATGGATAAGGTAAACGGTGAGCCGGTATTTGAAGCCGTACTTAATCTAACGCGGCAAAAGATAACAAACCGTGAGCTCACGTTGACGTTGCTTCGGTATCCGCTTATGACCGTAAAGGTTATTTCAGCGATCTATTGGCAAGCCTTGCAGTTACGGCTTAAAGGGGCCGTCTATTATCCGCATCCTGAGTAA